The window TCGGAGCCGTCGGGGCCGAGCAGCGGGCACGCCGACACGGTGAGGGTGACGGTGCCCTCGGCGCGGTGGCGCAGGACGATCCGCCCGGCCCGCGCGACGAGCACCGCAGTGGGCACGTCCTCGGCGAGCAGGTCGGCGGCCGGTCGTCCCACGACCTCCTCGGCCAGGTACCCGGTCAGCATCCGGGCACCTTCGCTCCACCCCGTCACCCTGCCGCGGGCGTCGATGGTCGCCGCCGCGGCGACTTGCTCCATAGTGTCCAGAATGGTCCCCCGGACGCGGCGCATCAACCGCGCCCGGCGAAACCGCCGGTCTCAGCCCTTGCGGCCGCGCAGCGCCTCCAGCGCCCGGTCGGCGTGGGTGTTCATCCGCAGTTCGCTGCGGACGATCTCCAGCACCTTGCGGTCCTGCCCTATGACGAAGGTGGTGCGCTTGGTCGGGGCCAGCGAGAGACCGCGCTTGACGCCGAACCGCTCACGGACCGTGCCGTCGGCGTCGGAGAGCAGCGGCATGCCGAGCGTGTGCCGTCCGGCGAACTCCTGCTGGCGCTCGACGGGGTCACCGCTGACGCCGACGGGCCGGGCGCCGACGGCGGCGAACTCGGCGGCCAGGTCGCGGAAGTGGCAGGCCTGCGCGGTGCAGCCGGGGGTCATGGCGGCGGGGTAGAAGAAGAGCACCACCGGCCCCTCGGCGAGCAGCTCGGACAGCTTGCGGGGGGTGCCGGTCTCGTCGGGGAGGGCGAAGTCCTCGACCGTGTCCCCGATCTCCACACGTGCGCTCACTTCTGTCCCTCCGGTCCGGGCCCGAACGGCCGTCTGCCGCGCGATGTTACCGGAGGGTACCGCGAGGGCTTCCGGTCAGGTACCGGGCGTGTGGTGGGCCGGTTCCTCGTCGATGGAGTATGCGAGGAAGTCGTCCACCATGCGGTGGAACAGGGTGGCGAGCTGCCGCAGCTCCTCCGGCTTCCAGTCGGCCAGCGCCAGTTGCATCCCGCGGGCGCCGGCCTTGCGGACGTCGGCGATGGCGCGGCGGCCGGTCTCGGTGAGCTCGACGCGCTGGGCGCGGCGGTCGGCCGGGTCGGGGACACGGGAGACGTAGCCGGACTTCTCCAGCTGCTGCACGGTACGGGTGACGTGCGAGGCCTCCACTCCGAGGCGGGTGGCCAGCTCCCCCGGGCGCAGCGGCTCGGTGTCGGCGACCTGACGCAGCAGGGCCACGGCGGCGCGGTCCAGCGGCACGCCGGCCACGGCCATCAGGCGTTCGTGCTGACGGGCGCGCGTGCTCAGGTAGGTGATGCGGCTGAGGGCGCGCTCGATCTCGATCACTTCGGGGGAGGCGGGGACGTCCGGGAGCGGTGGGGTGGGCATACCTGCCACTTTACCATCTCATTGCCTAACTCAATCAAATGGCCCGCACCCTCCCCAGATGTGATTAGGCTAGCCTCACCTAAGTATCCCTGTTGGCGTTCTCGTCGACGGGAGGAGGAGCGAGTCATGACCGTCGCACCCGCTGCGCCCAGACACGGTGACACCGACCCCGTCCGGATCACCGGACCGCGCGTCGCACGTCTCATGGACCGGCTGGCCACCGCCGACGAGGCCCGGCGCGCGGCGCTGACCGCCGAGTTCTGGGCCGAGGCGGAGCGCCTCGGCACCCCGCTCGTCGAGGAACTGGAGGGCGAAGCGGGCCACCGGGCGGTCACCTTCCTGTGGCGGGGGCACCGCGCGACCCGGCAGGTCCTGCTGTACGCCGACCCCCTCGTCGACCCCGACCACCTCGCCGGTTCCCTGCTGGACCAGGTCCCCGGCACCGACGTATGGCACCTCGGTCTCCGCCTGCGCGCCGATCACCGCGGCTCCTACCGGCTGGCCGCGGACATCTCCCCCAAGGCGCCGCCCACCGACCCGGATGCCCTCCAGGACCGGCTCCGGGCGCTGTCCACGCACGCCGCGCCCGATCCCCTCAACCGGCGTACAGTCCCAGCCCGTTGGCAGGAGGCGCCCGCGTCCGTCCTCGCGCTGCCGGACGCCCCGCCCCAGCCGTGGGCCGGTCGGCGGGGCACGGTTCCGGCGGGACGGGTGGAGCGGCACCGGGTGGCCGCCAAGGCGCTCGGCGGCCAGCGTGACACCTGGGTGTATCTGCCGCCGCTCGTGTACCGTTCGCCGCTGCCGGTCGCGGTGTTGAGCGACGGCGACCTGTGGTTCGGCCGGCTCGGTCTCGGTGACACCCTCGACGCGCTGATCGCCGACGGGACGCTGCCGCCGCTCGCCGTGCTGGCACCGGAGGCGGTGGACCGCGACACCCGGTGGCGCGAACTGGGCGCCCGCGACGCCTTCGTGACCTTCCTGGCGGACCAGTTGCTTCCCTGGGCGGCGAACCGCTGGCCGCTCACCGACGACCCACGCCGGACCGTCGTCGCGGGACAGGGCCTCGGCGCGGTGACCGCGCTGCACGCCGGTCATCTGCGCCCCGAACGGTTCGGCAGGGTTCTCGCCCAGTCCGCCTCCCTGTGGTGGCGGCCCGGGCTCTCCCCGCGCGGCGGTACCGAGCCCGTGGTCTTCGGCAGACCCTGGCTGGTGGGCCGGTTCGCCGCCACCGCACCACGGCCCCTGACAGTCCATCTGGACGTCGGGGTGCACGAGGGCGCCGTCCTCGACCAGAACCGCGCCCTGTACGAGGCACTGCGCACGTCCGGCTACGAGATCACCCACGCCGAGTTCAACGGCGGCCACGACCACGCCTGTTGGCACGGCGCCCTGGCCGACGGGCTGGTCCGCCTGCTGACTCGGTGACCCGTGCGGAGCGTCAGCCCTTCGCGGTCACCGGCGCCTGCCACATGCCGACGAGCGCGTCGATCAGCCCCGTGGCGGCGTCCGCCCAGTCGGTCCGGGGCGTGGCGGTGCCCTCGGCGAGCGCGCGTTCCCGCTCGGAGGTCATGTGGACGATCAGATGGCGTGCCATGTCGCCGCGTTCCGCCCGGACGTCGTCGGGCAGGTCGGGCAGACACCGGCGCAGTCCGTCGACGATCTCCCGCAGAGCGGGGGACCCCATGGCCTCCTCGACCATGATCCGGTGCAGGGCGGGGTCGGTGATGACCTGGGCGCAGAAGCGGGCGTACCAGGTGGGACTGCCGAGGTCGGCCAGGTGCTGGAAGACGGGCCGGACCAGGCAGTCCACCCAGTCGCGCAGCTCGGTGGAGCCGGTGACCCGCTCGACCAGGCGGGTCCTGATCTCCTCGATGGGCGCCGCGTGTTTGCGGACGATCGCGCGGACCAGGTCGGTCTTGGTGCCGAAGTGGTAGCCGACGGCGGTGTTGTTGCCCTGTCCCGCGGCCTCGCCGACCTGGCGGTTGGAGACCGCGTACACCCCGCGCTCGGCGTACAGCCGCTCGGCCGCGGTCAGGATCAGCTCCCGGGTCGCGCTGACCTGCTCCGCCCGGACCGCCCTGCCTGCCATGCTCATCACCACACCGGGACTGCTCGATTCCGCCCGCGCCAGCCGGTCCCTTCGGCCACCGCGGATCCGCCGCGCGGCGGCTGTTCACGGAACGAAAGCCTACGGGGCGAGGTGTCCCGCCGTTCAGGCGAAACCCGAGGCCGAGGGGCGTGCCGGGGCGCTCGCGCGTCGACAACTCACCCGTGAGCCTGCCGCTGATCCCCCCGATGCTCGCCACGCCCGGCATTCTCCCGCCCGCCACACAGGACGCGCGCTGGGCCTACGAGACCAAGCAGGACGGCCAACGGGTGGTGATCTACCTCGCGGGGGACGGCAGCCTGGTCCTGCGCGCCCGTTCCGGCGAGGAGGTCACCGCCGCCTATCCCGAACTGCGCCCGCTGGGCGGCGCGCTCGGCGCCACGCCCGCGGTGCTGGACGGGGAGGTGCTGGCCCTCGACGAGCAGGGACGCGCCGACTTCCAGTTGCTCCAGTCCCGGATGGGCCTTGCCCACGCACCGGGCCGGGCGGCACGTCGGGCCGCGCAGACGCCCGTACACCTGGTGCTCTTCGACGTCATGCACCTCGCCGACCGCTCCCTGGTCCCGCTCTCCTATGTGCGGCGCCGCCAGCAGTTGGAGCGGCTCGGCCTCGACGGACCGCACTGGTCGACGCCCGCGGCCCTCGTCGGCCACGGCGAAGAGGCGCTGCGGGCCACCCAGGAA of the Streptomyces sp. NBC_00287 genome contains:
- a CDS encoding peroxiredoxin; this encodes MSARVEIGDTVEDFALPDETGTPRKLSELLAEGPVVLFFYPAAMTPGCTAQACHFRDLAAEFAAVGARPVGVSGDPVERQQEFAGRHTLGMPLLSDADGTVRERFGVKRGLSLAPTKRTTFVIGQDRKVLEIVRSELRMNTHADRALEALRGRKG
- a CDS encoding MarR family winged helix-turn-helix transcriptional regulator, whose amino-acid sequence is MPTPPLPDVPASPEVIEIERALSRITYLSTRARQHERLMAVAGVPLDRAAVALLRQVADTEPLRPGELATRLGVEASHVTRTVQQLEKSGYVSRVPDPADRRAQRVELTETGRRAIADVRKAGARGMQLALADWKPEELRQLATLFHRMVDDFLAYSIDEEPAHHTPGT
- the fes gene encoding enterochelin esterase, with amino-acid sequence MTVAPAAPRHGDTDPVRITGPRVARLMDRLATADEARRAALTAEFWAEAERLGTPLVEELEGEAGHRAVTFLWRGHRATRQVLLYADPLVDPDHLAGSLLDQVPGTDVWHLGLRLRADHRGSYRLAADISPKAPPTDPDALQDRLRALSTHAAPDPLNRRTVPARWQEAPASVLALPDAPPQPWAGRRGTVPAGRVERHRVAAKALGGQRDTWVYLPPLVYRSPLPVAVLSDGDLWFGRLGLGDTLDALIADGTLPPLAVLAPEAVDRDTRWRELGARDAFVTFLADQLLPWAANRWPLTDDPRRTVVAGQGLGAVTALHAGHLRPERFGRVLAQSASLWWRPGLSPRGGTEPVVFGRPWLVGRFAATAPRPLTVHLDVGVHEGAVLDQNRALYEALRTSGYEITHAEFNGGHDHACWHGALADGLVRLLTR
- a CDS encoding TetR/AcrR family transcriptional regulator, which gives rise to MAGRAVRAEQVSATRELILTAAERLYAERGVYAVSNRQVGEAAGQGNNTAVGYHFGTKTDLVRAIVRKHAAPIEEIRTRLVERVTGSTELRDWVDCLVRPVFQHLADLGSPTWYARFCAQVITDPALHRIMVEEAMGSPALREIVDGLRRCLPDLPDDVRAERGDMARHLIVHMTSERERALAEGTATPRTDWADAATGLIDALVGMWQAPVTAKG
- a CDS encoding ATP-dependent DNA ligase encodes the protein MSLPLIPPMLATPGILPPATQDARWAYETKQDGQRVVIYLAGDGSLVLRARSGEEVTAAYPELRPLGGALGATPAVLDGEVLALDEQGRADFQLLQSRMGLAHAPGRAARRAAQTPVHLVLFDVMHLADRSLVPLSYVRRRQQLERLGLDGPHWSTPAALVGHGEEALRATQEHGLEGLVCKRLDSVYEPGVRSRAWIKIRNMHSEDVVVGGWLPGKGRITGLPGALLVGQRAEGRLRYVGGVGTGWSQQEREQLGALLRAAETDVCPFDPVPVVPGAHWVVPRLVGEVRFSTRTRAGLLRQPSWLRLRPDLTPEESAAELPDDVD